From the Stenotrophomonas bentonitica genome, one window contains:
- a CDS encoding TetR/AcrR family transcriptional regulator C-terminal domain-containing protein, with product MRQPIARDNIVAAAFKLLDEAGMEGVTLRKVACTLGIRAPSLYWHFKSKQALVDAMADAMIVDVARNIPEGQPWRQTLLQIAREFRTAFKARRDGARVYAGTFLATENVLRVGETSIAALVGAGASVRLAATAPMDLVYYTMGFVIEEQSWPGDGSMEALGESFMALAEARFPHCWSAREVWSEVDFDTRFEQGLGLLLDGIEQRLASAA from the coding sequence GTGCGCCAGCCCATCGCCCGGGACAACATCGTCGCGGCCGCCTTCAAGCTTCTGGACGAAGCCGGCATGGAGGGCGTGACCCTGCGCAAGGTGGCCTGCACCCTCGGCATCCGGGCGCCCTCGCTGTACTGGCATTTCAAGAGCAAGCAGGCGCTGGTGGACGCCATGGCCGACGCGATGATCGTGGACGTGGCCCGCAACATCCCCGAAGGCCAGCCCTGGCGGCAGACCCTGCTGCAGATCGCGCGCGAGTTCCGCACCGCGTTCAAGGCCCGCCGCGATGGCGCGCGGGTGTATGCCGGCACCTTCCTCGCCACTGAAAACGTGCTGCGGGTTGGCGAAACCAGCATCGCCGCCCTGGTCGGTGCCGGGGCGTCTGTCCGCCTGGCCGCGACCGCGCCGATGGACCTGGTGTACTACACGATGGGCTTTGTGATTGAAGAACAGTCCTGGCCCGGCGACGGCAGCATGGAGGCGCTCGGTGAGTCCTTCATGGCGCTGGCCGAGGCGCGCTTCCCGCACTGCTGGAGCGCGCGCGAGGTCTGGAGCGAGGTCGACTTCGACACGCGCTTCGAACAGGGCCTGGGCCTGCTGCTGGACGGCATTGAACAGCGCCTGGCCAGCGCCGCCTGA
- a CDS encoding PAS domain-containing hybrid sensor histidine kinase/response regulator, whose amino-acid sequence MSSPDSQAYRLLQDSDWVHAGLAESAPPELRTVLTMMLDCPEPLWISWGPDNLFYFNDAFAPWMGNKLAGAMATPVRVVWHDVWEELGGAIADAMAGTHRTFRNLRVFMDRDGTRRETFWTFSYSPIRVADGSVGGILCVVSDQTEFVSERNEHSRQVEAISEEARQAHAELVRAREQLRQSQKLEAIGQLTGGVAHDFNNLLQVISGSVDMLRHGIPRDERQRRHIEAIGAAADRATSLVSHLLSFSRRQTLSPQVFELGKGVEGLGDIVRTLLGGRVGLELDLPDEPLHVLLDKTQLDTALINLAVNARDAIPQHGTVRICLRRVETMPSVRFAPPLKGAFAAVSVSDDGCGIEESVMSQVFDPFFTTKGVGEGTGLGLSQVFGFVKQSEGEVDVTSTVGEGSTFVLYLPLTNQAVAADAASGTRSLQDAHGLNVLVVEDNVDVAEFAVSALRELGCGVHLARNGSEALAELEQNHARYHAVFSDVVMPGISGLELAKTLRAAYPDLHVVLTSGYSELLARETDHGFALLRKPYTLGDLAAAIRPPTRAAHLALNGEATDEVWRTLS is encoded by the coding sequence GTGTCCTCACCCGACTCCCAGGCCTATCGCCTGCTCCAGGACAGCGACTGGGTCCATGCAGGCCTGGCCGAATCGGCACCGCCAGAGCTTCGCACCGTACTGACGATGATGCTCGACTGCCCCGAGCCGCTGTGGATCTCGTGGGGCCCGGACAACCTGTTCTACTTCAACGATGCCTTCGCGCCATGGATGGGCAACAAGCTTGCCGGCGCGATGGCCACCCCGGTCAGGGTCGTCTGGCACGACGTGTGGGAAGAACTGGGCGGCGCCATTGCCGATGCCATGGCCGGCACGCATAGAACCTTCCGCAACCTGCGCGTCTTCATGGACCGCGATGGCACGCGCCGGGAGACCTTCTGGACATTCTCGTACTCACCCATCCGCGTGGCCGATGGCAGCGTGGGCGGCATCCTGTGCGTGGTGAGCGACCAGACGGAGTTCGTCTCCGAGCGCAACGAGCATTCTCGACAGGTGGAGGCCATCAGCGAAGAGGCCCGCCAGGCGCATGCTGAGCTGGTCCGGGCGCGCGAGCAGCTGCGCCAGTCGCAGAAGCTGGAGGCGATAGGCCAATTGACGGGTGGCGTGGCACACGATTTCAACAACCTGCTGCAGGTCATAAGCGGCTCGGTGGACATGCTCCGCCACGGCATACCGCGCGATGAGCGGCAACGTCGGCATATCGAGGCCATCGGTGCGGCGGCAGACCGCGCGACCAGCCTTGTCTCACATCTGCTTTCCTTCTCGCGCAGGCAGACCCTGTCACCGCAGGTGTTTGAGCTTGGCAAGGGTGTGGAAGGCCTTGGTGATATTGTCCGCACCCTGCTCGGCGGCCGGGTCGGGTTGGAGCTGGACCTTCCGGACGAGCCGCTGCACGTGTTGCTGGACAAGACCCAGCTGGACACCGCGCTGATCAACCTGGCCGTCAACGCGCGCGATGCGATCCCGCAGCACGGCACGGTGCGCATCTGCCTGCGCAGGGTCGAGACGATGCCTTCGGTGCGGTTTGCACCGCCCTTGAAAGGTGCCTTCGCCGCCGTATCGGTCAGCGATGACGGCTGCGGCATCGAAGAATCGGTGATGAGCCAGGTCTTCGATCCATTCTTCACCACCAAGGGGGTTGGCGAAGGGACCGGGCTGGGCCTGAGCCAGGTGTTCGGCTTCGTCAAGCAGTCTGAGGGCGAGGTGGATGTAACCAGTACGGTGGGCGAAGGCAGCACGTTCGTGCTCTACCTGCCACTTACGAACCAGGCGGTCGCAGCTGATGCTGCTTCTGGCACGCGGTCGCTGCAGGATGCGCATGGGTTGAATGTGCTGGTGGTGGAAGACAACGTGGACGTTGCCGAGTTCGCGGTTTCGGCGTTGCGCGAGCTGGGATGTGGCGTTCACCTGGCCCGCAACGGCAGCGAGGCGTTGGCTGAGCTGGAGCAGAACCATGCGCGGTACCACGCGGTGTTCTCTGATGTGGTGATGCCGGGGATCAGCGGATTGGAGCTCGCCAAGACATTGCGGGCGGCCTACCCTGATCTGCATGTGGTGCTGACCAGTGGGTATAGCGAACTGCTGGCAAGGGAAACCGATCATGGCTTCGCGCTGCTGCGGAAGCCTTACACGCTGGGGGATCTTGCTGCGGCGATTCGGCCGCCGACGAGAGCAGCGCACCTGGCCTTGAATGGTGAGGCGACTGACGAGGTGTGGCGCACCTTGTCCTGA
- a CDS encoding SymE family type I addiction module toxin → MQRHWEEAPSFDRTPRPPRPETEHSCNGTAKSCSPPSEFEDEVTIPFLKLRGRWLRDMGFNAGAKLKIDAQDGVITLTVLDHPKLPRPGVPRTLERQIHHTMVEADRLPICPNGSLM, encoded by the coding sequence ATGCAAAGGCACTGGGAAGAAGCACCCTCTTTCGATCGCACGCCGCGCCCACCCCGGCCGGAGACCGAACACAGCTGCAACGGCACCGCGAAGTCCTGCTCGCCACCGTCGGAGTTCGAGGACGAAGTCACCATCCCGTTCCTGAAACTGCGCGGCCGCTGGCTGCGCGACATGGGATTCAACGCGGGCGCCAAGCTGAAGATCGACGCCCAGGACGGCGTCATCACCCTCACCGTCCTGGACCACCCCAAGCTGCCGCGTCCGGGCGTACCGCGAACGCTGGAACGCCAGATCCACCACACCATGGTGGAAGCAGACCGCCTGCCCATCTGTCCCAACGGGAGCCTGATGTGA
- a CDS encoding efflux RND transporter periplasmic adaptor subunit — MRASLFRCTSLLLVAAMLAACGNKDDKAAADAAASSALPVSLATVQQQTMARTVLVSGPVTAYEEMQLGVEISGQRVTALPVDVGQWVKKGQVLLQLDHRTLDSELAQADASLKQAQAAQELARLNYQRSEKLAAQKLISESSLDELRANRINAEAQTATARASRDAAQLRRDFADLRAPADGLISKRLVQPGQVVSAGTELLRLIRDGRLEWRAELPEDQLTGVAVGNTVELPYADAVVTGRIRAVTPGVDAQTRTGTIFADLPEPGTLKPGVYVEGRVVIGEGPALTVPTAAIVQRDGHSYVFTVNDKQQAARLRVRTGQAVQGRTAILDGLKAGDRVVVEGAGFLGEGDRVRVVADAKATAK; from the coding sequence ATGCGCGCCTCACTTTTCCGCTGCACTTCCCTCCTGCTGGTGGCAGCCATGCTCGCCGCCTGCGGCAACAAAGACGACAAGGCTGCCGCCGACGCTGCGGCCAGCTCCGCGCTGCCGGTGTCGCTGGCCACGGTGCAGCAGCAGACCATGGCGCGCACGGTGCTGGTGTCCGGCCCGGTCACCGCCTATGAGGAAATGCAGCTGGGCGTGGAAATCAGCGGCCAGCGCGTGACCGCATTGCCGGTGGACGTCGGCCAGTGGGTGAAGAAGGGCCAGGTGCTGCTGCAGCTGGACCACCGCACGCTGGACAGTGAGCTGGCCCAGGCCGATGCCTCGTTGAAGCAGGCGCAGGCAGCGCAGGAACTGGCGCGGCTGAACTACCAGCGTAGCGAGAAGCTGGCCGCGCAGAAGCTGATCAGCGAAAGCAGCCTGGACGAGCTGCGCGCCAACCGCATCAATGCCGAAGCGCAGACCGCCACCGCCCGTGCCTCGCGCGACGCGGCGCAGCTGCGCCGTGACTTCGCCGACCTGCGCGCGCCGGCCGATGGCCTGATCTCCAAGCGCCTGGTGCAGCCCGGCCAGGTGGTCTCGGCCGGGACCGAGCTGCTGCGCCTGATCCGCGACGGCCGCCTGGAATGGCGTGCCGAGCTGCCCGAAGACCAGCTCACCGGCGTGGCCGTGGGCAATACGGTGGAGCTGCCGTACGCCGATGCCGTGGTCACCGGCCGCATCCGCGCGGTCACCCCGGGCGTGGACGCGCAGACCCGCACCGGTACGATCTTTGCCGACCTGCCCGAGCCGGGTACGCTCAAGCCGGGCGTGTACGTGGAAGGCCGCGTCGTCATCGGCGAAGGCCCGGCGCTGACCGTGCCCACCGCGGCGATCGTGCAGCGTGATGGCCACAGCTACGTATTCACCGTGAACGACAAGCAGCAGGCCGCGCGCCTGCGCGTGCGCACCGGCCAGGCCGTGCAGGGCCGCACTGCGATCCTGGACGGGCTGAAGGCGGGCGACCGCGTGGTGGTGGAAGGCGCCGGGTTCCTCGGCGAGGGCGACCGCGTGCGCGTGGTGGCTGATGCCAAGGCAACCGCCAAATGA